The Xiphias gladius isolate SHS-SW01 ecotype Sanya breed wild chromosome 7, ASM1685928v1, whole genome shotgun sequence genome window below encodes:
- the LOC120791769 gene encoding late histone H2A.2.2 has translation MSGRGKKAVPKPKSAVSRSSRAGITFPVGRIHRLLRRGNYAERVGTGSAVYLSAVLEYLCAEILELAGNASRDNKKHRIAPRHILLAVKNDEELNKLLAGVTISEGGVIPNIQASLLPKKTKMPKDDSSAKDVQSQEF, from the coding sequence ATGTCTGGCCGTGGGAAGAAAGCTGTGCCCAAACCAAAATCTGCAGTGTCCCGTTCCTCCAGAGCAGGGATCACTTTCCCAGTGGGTCGCATCCACAGGCTGCTCAGGAGAGGCAACTACGCTGAGCGAGTCGGCACTGGCTCTGCAGTGTACCTCTCGGCCGTGCTGGAGTACCTCTGTGCTGAAATCCTGGAGCTGGCAGGAAACGCTAGCCGTGACAACAAGAAGCACCGCATCGCTCCACGCCACATCTTGCTGGCGGTGAAAAATGATGAGGAACTCAACAAACTGCTGGCAGGAGTCACGATCTCAGAGGGTGGTGTCATCCCAAATATCCAGGCGAGCCTTCTCCCCAAGAAGACCAAGATGCCCAAGGATGACAGTTCTGCTAAAGATGTGCAGTCTCAAGAGTTTTAA